From the Trueperaceae bacterium genome, the window CCCCATGCCCCGTCACGCCCATCCCGGTCCAGGACGGGGCTTTTCTCGTTCGGTCGGGATCCTGCGTCCCCTGGACATCGTCAGCGAATCGTGATCGCGGTGGGCGTGGAGGCATCTTCGTCCGCTCCGCCGTTGCCGAGGCGCCCATTGGTATCGCTACCCCATGCCCACGCCCGTCCGCTCGCGTCCACGGCGAGCGAATGGTACCTCCCGGCCGAGAGGGACGTGATCGCGTCGCTCCATGGGGCTTCGACTCCCACGGGTGTCGACTGCGAAGCCGACCCCGTCCCGTCCCCGAGTCGTCCATTCCCATCATCTCCCCACGCCCACACGGCGCCGTCCGCGTCCACCGAAAGCGAGTGCGTTCGGCCGGCAACGAGCTTCGTGAAGCTCGTGTTCGCCGGCATGGAGACGGCGGTCGGCTGGTTTTGCTTTTCCTGGTTCCCGATTCCGAGCTGGCCGTCGGCGTTCCATCCCCACGCCCACGCGGCACCCGTCGCGTCCACGGCCAGCGAGTGCCCGTACCCCGCCGCAAGGTCCGTGAAACTCGTTTCCGCAGGCATGATGACCGCCGTCGGCACGCTTTGGTTGCCTTTCACGCCCCCGATCCCGAGCTGGCCGTTCCCGTTCCACCCCCACGCCCACGCACGGCCCTCGTGGTCGAGGGCGAGCGAGTGGTTTTGTCCTGCCGCCAGATCGGTGAACGAGACGCCGGCTGGCATGTCGACCTCGACGGGAACCGCCCGATCTTCGTTCGATCCTCCATCGCCGAGTTGCCCCTGCCCATCGTCGCCCCACGCCCACGCCTTGCCGTCCGCGTCGAGCGCGAGCGTGTGGTACGAACCGGCCACGACGCGCGTGACCGTGACGCCGTCGGGGAGGTCGACCTGGACGGGTTCGTCCTGATCTTCGTTCGTTCCCCCATCGCCGAGCCGCCCGCTCGCATCGTTTCCCCACGCCCAGGCACGGCCGTCCGCGTCGAGCGCGACGGCGTGGCGATCCCCGGCCGCCAAGGCGACGAACGTCACGCCCTCCGGCATGCGGACGCGCTGCGGCGTCGAGCGGTCGGCGGTCTCCACGCCGCCGTTCCCCACCTGTCCGTTTCCGTCACTGCCCCACGCCCACGCGTCGCCTGCGGCGTCCAAGGCCAGGGAGAAACTCGCGCCCCCCGCCACCGCGTCGAAGGCGATGACGTCGACGACCGTGGCGGCGTCACCCGTTGCGTCGTGCGGATCCGACGCCTCGAGCGACACGTCATACGAACCCGCACCCACGTACGCATGCGTCCGCGACGTCACCACCCCACACGCCCCCACCTCGTACGACGACCCATCCCCCACGTCCAACACGCACGACACCCCATCCCCATCCGGATCCACCACCCGCCACGCGAACGTCACCACCGACCCCACCCCCACCTCCGACGGACTCACCGACAACGACTCCACCACCGGCGCACCGTTCGGATCCACCCCATCCGTCGCCGACGTCACCACCACCGACCCCGTCGCCTCCCCCTCCGCCCCCTCCGGATCCGACGCCACGAGCGACACGTCGTACGAACCCGCACCCGCGTACGCATGCGTCCGCGACGTCACCACCCCACACGACCCCACCTCGTACGACGACCCATCCCCCACGTCCAACACGCACGACACCCCATCCNNNNNNNNNNNNNNNNNNNNNNNNNNNNNNNNNNNNNNNNNNNNNNNNNNNNNNNNNNNNNNNNNNNNNNNNNNNNNNNNNNNNNNNNNNNNNNNNNNNNCCCCACCTCGTACGACGACCCATCCCCCACGTCCAACACGCACGACACCCCATCCCCATCCGGATCCACCACCCGCCACGCGAACGTCACCACCGACCCCACCCCCACCTCCGACGGACTCACCGACAACGACTCCACCACCGGCGCACCGTTCGGGCGGGCGTCCGTTACCGGTGAAGCGTCGTTGCAGGCCACGAGGGCCCACCCGAGCACCAGGCCGGCGAAGCCGGGTCGAGGCCTCCACAGGCGTACGTCCCGTTGGGGGCCACGCGCCATCCACATGATCCGAAGAGTGACACCAACGCGCAACGTCGTTCAACGTGCTCGGCTGAACGGCACCGAATGGCATCGCTGCGGGCACGGTCGTTCGGGCTCTCGGCCCCCCTCCGTGCCGTAGAGCACGTCAACACCTTCCGCAATCTAGGCACGACCAAACGACGGCCCCACACAATCCGACGACCTCCACGAAGCCAAGCACCTCCACCAACGCTCGAAGCCCGCCCCCACCGACTCCTCCGGTTCCCACCACCGACTCCGCCACACCGTTCCGCAACGCGCAAGCCGACGCCGCGCCTACATCCACGATGACGACACCACCACCGTCACCGAATGTATCGACGCCATCCACACACGACGAAGGGAACTACCCAAACCACGTGGGCCCCCACCAGAAGGACTATTGCGGGCACTGTCCCCAATCCGGAAACTTTTCGGGAGAGCCCGAAAACGCGGCAAGCCTCGAAAAATCGGTTGGTGTCGTATCGATTTGGCTTACACACCAGGAAGACACATTTTGGTCGAAGGATTCGGCCTCGTTGAACATATGGTTCATGTTCGTCACCTTGCTCGTGTGCCACTCGCCAATACCCTTATTGAATGCTTCGGCGTCGAAGAACATATAGGCCATGTCCGTCACGTCGCTCGTGTCCCACTCCCCAATCTCCTGGTTGAATGCGTGAGCACGCCCAAACGAACTCCTCATGTTCGTGACACTACGTGTATCCCAACCTCCAACCTTCTTGTTGAACCTCTTGGCGCCGTAAAACAGTCCCTCCATGTTCTTCACGCTCGACGTATTCCAGCTGCTCACGTCTCCATTGAACGTCTCGGCCTCGTAGAACATGTTTTTCATCGTCGTGACGTTCTCCGTATTCCAACCGCCAATCTCCTGATCGAAGGCAGTGGCCCCGAAAAACATCCCTTCCATATCCGTCACGCTGACCGTATTCCACCCGCCAACATCCTGGTTGAACTTTCTGGCTTGAAAGAACAGATGGTCCATTTTCGTGACCCCACGCGTGTCCCAATCCCCAATGTCCTGATTGAAGGAGGAAGCCTCGAAAAACATGTAGCTCATGTCCGTCACGCTGCTCGTGTCCCAATCCCCAATATCCTGATTGAAGTCAGTTGCGCCTTCGAACATTGCTTTCATGTTGATTACACGGCGTGTGTCCCAACCCCCAATATCCGAGTTGAAGTCCGTATCCTGGAACATGTAGCTCATGTCCGTCACGCTGCTCGTGTCCCAACCCCCAATATCCGAGTTGAAGTCCGTATCCTCGAACATGGAGCTCATGTCCGTCACACCACTCGTACACGTGGAACCTGCATTCGAAGCGGTAATCGCCGATTGCCTACGCTTTGTATACGTCACGCCACCCACCACGCCTTCGTCCCCAAAGTCCGCGGTCTCGCACTTGATCGTGACGCCGTTCTCGGCAAGGTAGAACGCGGAAACCGACACGCGAATCGCATCACTCGTCGACGCATCGAACGAACTCGTTGCCGAGATCGTCGTGCTCCCCACCGCTACCGCCGTCACCAACCCACTTTCATCTACCGTCGCCACACCCGGATCGCTGCTCTCCCACACGACCCCAGCATCCGCGTCCCCATTCGTGGACACCGTCACCGACAACTGCGCTGAACGATTCACGCCGACACTCGTCGGCGACACCTGATCGATCGACACGCCATCCACCCCGGCCGACGCCGTCACCGTCACCTCAACCGAGTCCCGCTTCGACGCATCGAACGTGCTCGTCGCGGAGATCACTGCACTCCCCGGCGCAACCGCCGTCACCATCCCGCTCGGACTCACCGTCGCGACGGACGCATCGCTGCTCGCCCACACCACCCCCGGATCCGCCCCCCCACTCGCGGACACCGTCACCGACAACGCCACGGAACCCCCCGCCGTCACCGACACCGCGTCCTCCTGGTCGATGCGCACCGCAACCACCGCCGGATCCTCCCCCACCGAAATCACGATCTCAGCCGACACCCCCGAGTCCGCCACGGCCTCAGCACGCACCGTCGCCTCACCCACCCCCACCGCCGACACGACGCCCGACGCATTCACTTCAGCCACCGAGGGCGCCGACGACGACCACACGACATCCCGCGAGACATCCCCCACCACCTCCACCTCCACGTCCAAGGCGAGACGATCGCCCACGCCCGCGCCCACCGAATCCCCCTGCACAATCCTCACGCTCTCGACCGAACCACCGTCCGGCGCGGGCGAGCCGCCCGGCGCCGCCGTATCCTGAGAACACCCACTCAACGCGAACAATCCAACGAGGACCCACACCACGAAACGCCACATCAACACGCTACGCACGACGAAACACCGTTCCTTTCGCAATCGCAGGAATACCTTTACGGGACGCAACTGGCTTTCGTCGCGCGGTACCATCCACGAGACGAGCAAGACGCGCCCCCACCGCGGCAACCGCACCCAAACCCAACGAACACCCCTCCCGAAGGTTCGTATGCAACGCATCGAACGGAGCCGACTTCACGAATGCGTGAGCCGCCCCGCCCGGACTCTTCAACCGAGGAAACGACCGACTCGACGGACGCCCACACCGTGCCCTCCCCACATCCACGCACGCGAGATCCGGCGCGTGAATCGCCCGCTTCACCGGCACCCTGCGTTCCCGAACGATGGCCACATCGTGTGGACGGGTGCACGCCATCCACGGCGTGGCAACGGCCGACGGCTTGCCTTCAAACCCATGAAGATCGACAGCAGACGACCCGCAACCGCACCCGGCCGCATCGCGCTTACCCCAACGGGAGACCGCAAACCCAAAGCGCGTACCGCATCCCAACGTCACGTCACGCCAATCGCGAGCAAACG encodes:
- a CDS encoding PKD domain-containing protein codes for the protein DGVSCVLDVGDGSSYEVGSCGVVTSRTHAYAGAGSYDVSLVASDPEGAEGEATGSVVVTSATDGVDPNGAPVVESLSVSPSEVGVGSVVTFAWRVVDPDGDGVSCVLDVGDGSSYEVGACGVVTSRTHAYVGAGSYDVSLEASDPHDATGDAATVVDVIAFDAVAGGASFSLALDAAGDAWAWGSDGNGQVGNGGVETADRSTPQRVRMPEGVTFVALAAGDRHAVALDADGRAWAWGNDASGRLGDGGTNEDQDEPVQVDLPDGVTVTRVVAGSYHTLALDADGKAWAWGDDGQGQLGDGGSNEDRAVPVEVDMPAGVSFTDLAAGQNHSLALDHEGRAWAWGWNGNGQLGIGGVKGNQSVPTAVIMPAETSFTDLAAGYGHSLAVDATGAAWAWGWNADGQLGIGNQEKQNQPTAVSMPANTSFTKLVAGRTHSLSVDADGAVWAWGDDGNGRLGDGTGSASQSTPVGVEAPWSDAITSLSAGRYHSLAVDASGRAWAWGSDTNGRLGNGGADEDASTPTAITIR
- a CDS encoding BspA family leucine-rich repeat surface protein, translating into MRSVLMWRFVVWVLVGLFALSGCSQDTAAPGGSPAPDGGSVESVRIVQGDSVGAGVGDRLALDVEVEVVGDVSRDVVWSSSAPSVAEVNASGVVSAVGVGEATVRAEAVADSGVSAEIVISVGEDPAVVAVRIDQEDAVSVTAGGSVALSVTVSASGGADPGVVWASSDASVATVSPSGMVTAVAPGSAVISATSTFDASKRDSVEVTVTASAGVDGVSIDQVSPTSVGVNRSAQLSVTVSTNGDADAGVVWESSDPGVATVDESGLVTAVAVGSTTISATSSFDASTSDAIRVSVSAFYLAENGVTIKCETADFGDEGVVGGVTYTKRRQSAITASNAGSTCTSGVTDMSSMFEDTDFNSDIGGWDTSSVTDMSYMFQDTDFNSDIGGWDTRRVINMKAMFEGATDFNQDIGDWDTSSVTDMSYMFFEASSFNQDIGDWDTRGVTKMDHLFFQARKFNQDVGGWNTVSVTDMEGMFFGATAFDQEIGGWNTENVTTMKNMFYEAETFNGDVSSWNTSSVKNMEGLFYGAKRFNKKVGGWDTRSVTNMRSSFGRAHAFNQEIGEWDTSDVTDMAYMFFDAEAFNKGIGEWHTSKVTNMNHMFNEAESFDQNVSSWCVSQIDTTPTDFSRLAAFSGSPEKFPDWGQCPQ